Proteins encoded by one window of Salvia splendens isolate huo1 chromosome 7, SspV2, whole genome shotgun sequence:
- the LOC121742711 gene encoding type I inositol polyphosphate 5-phosphatase 12-like isoform X1, whose translation MDDLPVDPDINALEAISNSPPRRKTLYYSQQLRTMTGGHQPRHSNHTRNHSLDEIDILAAAAASDEDDFYRYPITTGSAGGATDMMDYVGMADVANGFDDSQLLPNQPLPEFVGSGGGAGVFKAPIRAAMHPNRPPCLEIRPHPLRESQGGKSIKTIASTDTQLWAGQDSGVRVWKYSDTFDPGTFTGIAGRRLPRGDEETATFHESASTSQTLSLMVDEGSKLVWSGHKDGKVRSWKMDQQFTDGNAFKEGFSWQAHKTPVLSMTISFYGDIWTGTEGGVIRIWPWEALEKSLGLTQEERRMAALLVERSAIDLRAQVTVNGVCNISSSDVKYLLADNVRAKVWAAGSQTFSLWNARTRELLKVFNMEGQIENRVDMPSQEQLVEDEVNVKLVSKGKKDKSQGFLQRSRNALIGAADAVRRVAKGAGALVEDMKKIEAMMIAPDGVIWTGCSNGVLILWDGNGNRVQDFTRHPAAVQSICSHSSRIWVGYATGNIQILDLEGNLVTGWVAHNEPIIKLVVGHGHLFSLATHGGIRGWNISSPASMDSTLRKELSERSDMYTRRDKVTIMVGTWNVSQGRASQTALKSWLGSAVSDVDIVVVGLQEVEMGAGFLAMSAAKETVGLEGSSVGQWWQDHIGKALDERSIFERVGSRQLAALLIAIWVRKTIRPHVGDLDVAAVACGLGRAIGNKGGVGLRLRVYDRLICFVNCHFAAHLEAVNKRNADFDHIFRTMTFTRSTYNNAAGMLRCLYLSCSLLLCIYLFWLLYSFGLPWLLIFAAGVSSANQALKNSNQTTSISPEEARPDLAEADMIVFNGDFNYRLFGISYDETRDLVSQRSFDWLREKDQLRAEMKAGKVFQGMREALIRFPPTYKFEIGKPGLGGYDSGEKKRIPAWCDRVLYRDNKAGMAKECSLDCPVIAYISQYEACMDVIESDHKPVRCKLSLDIAHVDKTIRRQEFAKILTTNEEIRSSIEALRFVPETVVSTNNIELQNQDTSNLKITNRSAEESVFYKIVCLGLCSIKDDVKEPEYRPRGSFGFPRWLEVTPGAGLIQPDQVVDVLVHHEEFHKLEDLVEGVAQSWWAEDTRDKELILVVVVRGSCSTDVKMHHVTVRHRFNGNTIRIDAKTQEGNSHQKSV comes from the exons ATGGACGATCTCCCCGTAGATCCCGACATCAATGCGCTGGAGGCGATATCCAACTCGCCGCCGCGTCGGAAAACCCTCTACTACAGCCAGCAGCTGCGGACCATGACCGGAGGCCACCAACCCCGCCACTCCAACCACACCCGCAACCACAGCCTCGACGAGATCGACAtcctcgccgccgccgccgcctccgacGAGGACGATTTCTACCGCTACCCCATCACCACCGGAAGCGCCGGCGGTGCCACCGACATGATGGATTACGTCGGCATGGCGGACGTCGCCAACGGCTTCGATGACTCTCAGCTCCTCCCCAACCAGCCCCTGCCGGAGTTCgtcggcagcggcggcggcgccgGGGTTTTCAAGGCCCCCATTCGAGCCGCGATGCACCCCAACCGGCCGCCTTGTCTCGAGATTCGGCCTCATCCTTTGCGGGAATCTCAG gGGGGAAAATCCATAAAGACGATTGCTAGCACAGACACACAGCTGTGGGCAGGGCAGGATTCCGGCGTGAGAGTGTGGAAGTATTCAGACACATTCGACCCGGGGACTTTCACGGGGATAGCAGGGCGAAGGCTGCCAAGGGGAGACGAGGAGACTGCCACATTTCACGAGTCAGCAAGCACGTCTCAAACGCTCTCCTTGATGGTTGATGAAGGGAGTAAGTTGGTTTGGAGCGGACACAAGGACGGTAAGGTCCGTTCGTGGAAGATGGATCAGCAGTTCACCGATGGCAACGCCTTCAAAGAAGGCTTCTCGTGGCAAGCACATAAAACCCCAGTCCTTTCCATGACAATCTCTTTTTATG GTGATATATGGACGGGCACAGAAGGCGGCGTGATAAGGATCTGGCCGTGGGAAGCTCTTGAAAAATCTCTTGGACTAACTCAGGAGGAAAGACGAATGGCTGCTCTGCTGGTGGAGAGATCGGCTATTGACTTGAGAGCTCAAGTCACCGTTAATGGCGTGTGCAACATTTCATCTTCGGATGTGAAATATCTATTAGCTGACAATGTTAGAGCCAAGGTTTGGGCAGCAGGTTCTCAAACCTTTTCACTATG GAACGCTCGGACGAGGGAGCTTCTGAAAGTATTCAACATGGAGGGTCAGATTGAGAATCGCGTTGACATGCCATCTCAAGAGCAGCTAGTTGAAGACGAGGTGAATGTTAAGTTAGTCTCAAAGGGGAAAAAGGACAAATCACAGGGCTTCCTGCAGAGGTCGCGCAATGCGCTTATAGGCGCTGCTGATGCTGTTCGTAGAGTAGCAAAGGGGGCGGGAGCGTTAGTGGAAGACATGAAGAAGATAGAAGCAATGATGATTGCTCCAGACGGTGTAATTTGGACGGGTTGCTCGAATGGAGTATTAATCCTTTGGGACGGGAATGGGAACCGTGTGCAGGATTTCACTCGCCACCCTGCTGCTGTGCAGAGCATCTGCTCTCATAGTTCGAGGATATGGGTTGGATATGCAACAGGGAACATCCAGATACTAGACCTTGAAGGAAACCTAGTAACTGGTTGGGTTGCGCACAACGAGCCCATTATAAAGCTAGTCGTCGGCCACGGGCATCTCTTTAGTTTAGCCACACACGGTGGCATTCGGGGGTGGAACATATCATCTCCGGCGTCCATGGATAGCACGTTGCGGAAAGAACTATCGGAACGATCAGACATGTATACGAGGCGGGACAAAGTGACCATTATGGTTGGGACATGGAATGTAAGCCAAGGTAGAGCTTCTCAAACCGCTCTCAAGTCGTGGTTGGGATCTGCAGTCTCCGATGTTGATATTGTCGTTGTTGGGCTGCAAGAAGTGGAGATGGGTGCGGGTTTTCTTGCTATGTCTGCTGCAAAAGAGACA GTAGGACTAGAAGGGAGCTCTGTGGGACAATGGTGGCAAGATCATATCGGCAAGGCTTTGGATGAGAGATCTATCTTTGAACGTGTAGGCTCGAGGCAGTTGGCTGCCTTGCTCATTGCGATTTG GGTAAGAAAAACTATCCGGCCCCATGTCGGGGACTTGGATGTTGCTGCTGTTGCATGCGGTCTAGGCCGTGCAATAGGAAATAAG GGAGGTGTAGGATTGAGGTTGAGAGTGTATGACCGGCTCATCTGTTTTGTGAATTGTCATTTTGCTGCACATTTAGAAGCAGTAAACAAAAGGAATGCTGATTTCGATCATATTTTCCGAACAATGACTTTCACTCGGTCTACGTACAACAATGCTGCCGGTATGCTGCGATGCCTCTACTTGTCTTGCTCTCTTCTTCTctgcatatatttattttggcTGCTTTATTCGTTTGGCTTGCCGTGGCTCCTCATTTTTGCAGCTGGTGTTTCATCGGCTAATCAAGCGCTCAAAAACTCAAAT CAAACTACATCTATTAGTCCTGAAGAGGCAAGGCCTGATCTTGCCGAGGCTGATATGATCGTCTTTAATGGCGATTTTAATTATCGCCTATTTGGCATAAGTTATGATGAGACTCGAGACTTGGTTTCTCAGCGAAGCTTTGATTGGCTTCGCGAGAAAGATCAGCTACGAGCAGAGATGAAGGCCGGTAAAGTTTTCCAAGGGATGCGCGAGGCCCTCATTAGGTTTCCTCCCACTTACAAGTTTGAGATAGGAAAACCGGGTTTAGGAG ggtatgactCGGGGGAGAAGAAACGAATCCCAGCTTGGTGCGACAGAGTTCTGTATCGCGATAACAAAGCAGGTATGGCGAAAGAATGCAGCTTAGATTGCCCCGTGATCGCCTACATATCACA GTACGAAGCCTGTATGGATGTGATTGAGAGCGATCACAAGCCGGTTCGTTGCAAGCTCAGCCTCGACATTGCTCATGTTGATAAAACAATTAGGAGACAGGAGTTTGCGAAGATCCTCACGACCAACGAAGAGATAAGGTCGAGCATTGAGGCGCTGCGTTTTGTCCCCGAGACGGTAGTCAGCACAAACAACATCGAGCTCCAAAACCAGGACACGTCCAACTTGAAAATCACCAATCGAAGTGCTGAAGAGTCCGTGTTTTACAAAATTGTGTGCTTAGGACTATGCTCCATTAAGGATGACGTAAAAGAGCCCGAGTACCGGCCACGTGGATCGTTCGGTTTCCCCCGTTGGCTCGAG GTGACACCGGGGGCGGGCCTGATTCAACCGGACCAAGTGGTGGACGTATTGGTGCATCACGAGGAGTTCCATAAGTTGGAGGATTTGGTTGAGGGAGTTGCACAAAGCTGGTGGGCTGAAGACACCAGGGACAAGGAGCTGATCTTGGTGGTAGTGGTGCGAGGGAGTTGCTCGACCGACGTCAAAATGCACCATGTCACTGTCCGACACCGCTTCAACGGGAACACGATTAGGATAGATGCTAAAACACAAGAAGGCAACTCGCACCAAAAATCCGTCTAA
- the LOC121742711 gene encoding type I inositol polyphosphate 5-phosphatase 12-like isoform X3 → MDDLPVDPDINALEAISNSPPRRKTLYYSQQLRTMTGGHQPRHSNHTRNHSLDEIDILAAAAASDEDDFYRYPITTGSAGGATDMMDYVGMADVANGFDDSQLLPNQPLPEFVGSGGGAGVFKAPIRAAMHPNRPPCLEIRPHPLRESQGGKSIKTIASTDTQLWAGQDSGVRVWKYSDTFDPGTFTGIAGRRLPRGDEETATFHESASTSQTLSLMVDEGSKLVWSGHKDGKVRSWKMDQQFTDGNAFKEGFSWQAHKTPVLSMTISFYGDIWTGTEGGVIRIWPWEALEKSLGLTQEERRMAALLVERSAIDLRAQVTVNGVCNISSSDVKYLLADNVRAKVWAAGSQTFSLWNARTRELLKVFNMEGQIENRVDMPSQEQLVEDEVNVKLVSKGKKDKSQGFLQRSRNALIGAADAVRRVAKGAGALVEDMKKIEAMMIAPDGVIWTGCSNGVLILWDGNGNRVQDFTRHPAAVQSICSHSSRIWVGYATGNIQILDLEGNLVTGWVAHNEPIIKLVVGHGHLFSLATHGGIRGWNISSPASMDSTLRKELSERSDMYTRRDKVTIMVGTWNVSQGRASQTALKSWLGSAVSDVDIVVVGLQEVEMGAGFLAMSAAKETVGLEGSSVGQWWQDHIGKALDERSIFERVGSRQLAALLIAIWVRKTIRPHVGDLDVAAVACGLGRAIGNKGGVGLRLRVYDRLICFVNCHFAAHLEAVNKRNADFDHIFRTMTFTRSTYNNAAGMLRCLYLSCSLLLCIYLFWLLYSFGLPWLLIFAAGVSSANQALKNSNQTTSISPEEARPDLAEADMIVFNGDFNYRLFGISYDETRDLVSQRSFDWLREKDQLRAEMKAGKVFQGMREALIRFPPTYKFEIGKPGLGGYDSGEKKRIPAWCDRVLYRDNKAGTKPVWM, encoded by the exons ATGGACGATCTCCCCGTAGATCCCGACATCAATGCGCTGGAGGCGATATCCAACTCGCCGCCGCGTCGGAAAACCCTCTACTACAGCCAGCAGCTGCGGACCATGACCGGAGGCCACCAACCCCGCCACTCCAACCACACCCGCAACCACAGCCTCGACGAGATCGACAtcctcgccgccgccgccgcctccgacGAGGACGATTTCTACCGCTACCCCATCACCACCGGAAGCGCCGGCGGTGCCACCGACATGATGGATTACGTCGGCATGGCGGACGTCGCCAACGGCTTCGATGACTCTCAGCTCCTCCCCAACCAGCCCCTGCCGGAGTTCgtcggcagcggcggcggcgccgGGGTTTTCAAGGCCCCCATTCGAGCCGCGATGCACCCCAACCGGCCGCCTTGTCTCGAGATTCGGCCTCATCCTTTGCGGGAATCTCAG gGGGGAAAATCCATAAAGACGATTGCTAGCACAGACACACAGCTGTGGGCAGGGCAGGATTCCGGCGTGAGAGTGTGGAAGTATTCAGACACATTCGACCCGGGGACTTTCACGGGGATAGCAGGGCGAAGGCTGCCAAGGGGAGACGAGGAGACTGCCACATTTCACGAGTCAGCAAGCACGTCTCAAACGCTCTCCTTGATGGTTGATGAAGGGAGTAAGTTGGTTTGGAGCGGACACAAGGACGGTAAGGTCCGTTCGTGGAAGATGGATCAGCAGTTCACCGATGGCAACGCCTTCAAAGAAGGCTTCTCGTGGCAAGCACATAAAACCCCAGTCCTTTCCATGACAATCTCTTTTTATG GTGATATATGGACGGGCACAGAAGGCGGCGTGATAAGGATCTGGCCGTGGGAAGCTCTTGAAAAATCTCTTGGACTAACTCAGGAGGAAAGACGAATGGCTGCTCTGCTGGTGGAGAGATCGGCTATTGACTTGAGAGCTCAAGTCACCGTTAATGGCGTGTGCAACATTTCATCTTCGGATGTGAAATATCTATTAGCTGACAATGTTAGAGCCAAGGTTTGGGCAGCAGGTTCTCAAACCTTTTCACTATG GAACGCTCGGACGAGGGAGCTTCTGAAAGTATTCAACATGGAGGGTCAGATTGAGAATCGCGTTGACATGCCATCTCAAGAGCAGCTAGTTGAAGACGAGGTGAATGTTAAGTTAGTCTCAAAGGGGAAAAAGGACAAATCACAGGGCTTCCTGCAGAGGTCGCGCAATGCGCTTATAGGCGCTGCTGATGCTGTTCGTAGAGTAGCAAAGGGGGCGGGAGCGTTAGTGGAAGACATGAAGAAGATAGAAGCAATGATGATTGCTCCAGACGGTGTAATTTGGACGGGTTGCTCGAATGGAGTATTAATCCTTTGGGACGGGAATGGGAACCGTGTGCAGGATTTCACTCGCCACCCTGCTGCTGTGCAGAGCATCTGCTCTCATAGTTCGAGGATATGGGTTGGATATGCAACAGGGAACATCCAGATACTAGACCTTGAAGGAAACCTAGTAACTGGTTGGGTTGCGCACAACGAGCCCATTATAAAGCTAGTCGTCGGCCACGGGCATCTCTTTAGTTTAGCCACACACGGTGGCATTCGGGGGTGGAACATATCATCTCCGGCGTCCATGGATAGCACGTTGCGGAAAGAACTATCGGAACGATCAGACATGTATACGAGGCGGGACAAAGTGACCATTATGGTTGGGACATGGAATGTAAGCCAAGGTAGAGCTTCTCAAACCGCTCTCAAGTCGTGGTTGGGATCTGCAGTCTCCGATGTTGATATTGTCGTTGTTGGGCTGCAAGAAGTGGAGATGGGTGCGGGTTTTCTTGCTATGTCTGCTGCAAAAGAGACA GTAGGACTAGAAGGGAGCTCTGTGGGACAATGGTGGCAAGATCATATCGGCAAGGCTTTGGATGAGAGATCTATCTTTGAACGTGTAGGCTCGAGGCAGTTGGCTGCCTTGCTCATTGCGATTTG GGTAAGAAAAACTATCCGGCCCCATGTCGGGGACTTGGATGTTGCTGCTGTTGCATGCGGTCTAGGCCGTGCAATAGGAAATAAG GGAGGTGTAGGATTGAGGTTGAGAGTGTATGACCGGCTCATCTGTTTTGTGAATTGTCATTTTGCTGCACATTTAGAAGCAGTAAACAAAAGGAATGCTGATTTCGATCATATTTTCCGAACAATGACTTTCACTCGGTCTACGTACAACAATGCTGCCGGTATGCTGCGATGCCTCTACTTGTCTTGCTCTCTTCTTCTctgcatatatttattttggcTGCTTTATTCGTTTGGCTTGCCGTGGCTCCTCATTTTTGCAGCTGGTGTTTCATCGGCTAATCAAGCGCTCAAAAACTCAAAT CAAACTACATCTATTAGTCCTGAAGAGGCAAGGCCTGATCTTGCCGAGGCTGATATGATCGTCTTTAATGGCGATTTTAATTATCGCCTATTTGGCATAAGTTATGATGAGACTCGAGACTTGGTTTCTCAGCGAAGCTTTGATTGGCTTCGCGAGAAAGATCAGCTACGAGCAGAGATGAAGGCCGGTAAAGTTTTCCAAGGGATGCGCGAGGCCCTCATTAGGTTTCCTCCCACTTACAAGTTTGAGATAGGAAAACCGGGTTTAGGAG ggtatgactCGGGGGAGAAGAAACGAATCCCAGCTTGGTGCGACAGAGTTCTGTATCGCGATAACAAAGCAG GTACGAAGCCTGTATGGATGTGA
- the LOC121742386 gene encoding probable thiol methyltransferase 2: MRFSLLPKLYNSPARRLLPPFHRRIRFNYMSTDLPEPKPPITAAEKVQKFQQVFHSSPTDSWDKCWDQGLTPWDLGNPTPVLVHLHNTGSLPKGRALVPGCGSGYDVVAMACAERHVVGLDVSDIAIKKAIELSSGSPNAEHCTFLKTDFFTWCPDQLFDLIFDYTFFCAIEPELRSLWAKKMSNLLKPDGELITLIYPIDDHEGGPPFKVSVADYEEALHPVGFEATQISENELAIAPRKGREKLGRWKRSLHRASL; encoded by the exons ATGCGATTTTCCCTCCTTCCCAAGCTATACAATTCACCTGCTCGTCGACTTCTTCCACCTTTTCACCGCCGAATACGATTCAACTATATGTCAACTGATTTACCGGAACCAAAGCCCCCTATCACTGCTGCTGAAAAAGTCCAGAAATTTCAGCAAGTTTTTCACTCCAGCCCCACCG ATAGTTGGGACAAATGCTGGGACCAAGGTCTGACGCCTTGGGATTTGGGGAACCCTACCCCTGTTCTTGTGCACCTTCACAACACTGGATCACTTCCAAAGGGAAGAGCTCTTGTTCCTGGCTGCGGCAGT GGTTATGATGTAGTGGCAATGGCGTGTGCGGAGCGTCATGTTGTAGGTCTGGATGTGTCAGACATTGCCATTAAGAAAGCAATAGAA TTGTCGTCTGGCTCACCAAACGCAGAGCACTGTACTTTCTTAAAGACAGACTTCTTTACTTGGTGTCCGGATCAGCTGTTTGATCTCATTTTTGATTATAC GTTTTTCTGTGCCATCGAACCCGAGCTAAGATCATTATGGGCCAAGAAAATGTCCAACCTTCTGAAACCAGATGGGGAGCTCATAACACTAATTTATCCA ATAGATGACCATGAGGGCGGCCCTCCATTTAAAGTATCAGTTGCCGA TTATGAAGAGGCATTGCATCCTGTTGGTTTCGAAGCAACACAGATTTCAGAGAATGAGCTGGCCATTGCTCCTCGAAAG GGACGAGAGAAACTAGGGAGATGGAAAAGATCTCTACACCGTGCCTCGCTTTGA
- the LOC121742711 gene encoding type I inositol polyphosphate 5-phosphatase 12-like isoform X2 — protein MDDLPVDPDINALEAISNSPPRRKTLYYSQQLRTMTGGHQPRHSNHTRNHSLDEIDILAAAAASDEDDFYRYPITTGSAGGATDMMDYVGMADVANGFDDSQLLPNQPLPEFVGSGGGAGVFKAPIRAAMHPNRPPCLEIRPHPLRESQGGKSIKTIASTDTQLWAGQDSGVRVWKYSDTFDPGTFTGIAGRRLPRGDEETATFHESASTSQTLSLMVDEGSKLVWSGHKDGKVRSWKMDQQFTDGNAFKEGFSWQAHKTPVLSMTISFYGDIWTGTEGGVIRIWPWEALEKSLGLTQEERRMAALLVERSAIDLRAQVTVNGVCNISSSDVKYLLADNVRAKVWAAGSQTFSLWNARTRELLKVFNMEGQIENRVDMPSQEQLVEDEVNVKLVSKGKKDKSQGFLQRSRNALIGAADAVRRVAKGAGALVEDMKKIEAMMIAPDGVIWTGCSNGVLILWDGNGNRVQDFTRHPAAVQSICSHSSRIWVGYATGNIQILDLEGNLVTGWVAHNEPIIKLVVGHGHLFSLATHGGIRGWNISSPASMDSTLRKELSERSDMYTRRDKVTIMVGTWNVSQGRASQTALKSWLGSAVSDVDIVVVGLQEVEMGAGFLAMSAAKETVGLEGSSVGQWWQDHIGKALDERSIFERVGSRQLAALLIAIWVRKTIRPHVGDLDVAAVACGLGRAIGNKGGVGLRLRVYDRLICFVNCHFAAHLEAVNKRNADFDHIFRTMTFTRSTYNNAAAGVSSANQALKNSNQTTSISPEEARPDLAEADMIVFNGDFNYRLFGISYDETRDLVSQRSFDWLREKDQLRAEMKAGKVFQGMREALIRFPPTYKFEIGKPGLGGYDSGEKKRIPAWCDRVLYRDNKAGMAKECSLDCPVIAYISQYEACMDVIESDHKPVRCKLSLDIAHVDKTIRRQEFAKILTTNEEIRSSIEALRFVPETVVSTNNIELQNQDTSNLKITNRSAEESVFYKIVCLGLCSIKDDVKEPEYRPRGSFGFPRWLEVTPGAGLIQPDQVVDVLVHHEEFHKLEDLVEGVAQSWWAEDTRDKELILVVVVRGSCSTDVKMHHVTVRHRFNGNTIRIDAKTQEGNSHQKSV, from the exons ATGGACGATCTCCCCGTAGATCCCGACATCAATGCGCTGGAGGCGATATCCAACTCGCCGCCGCGTCGGAAAACCCTCTACTACAGCCAGCAGCTGCGGACCATGACCGGAGGCCACCAACCCCGCCACTCCAACCACACCCGCAACCACAGCCTCGACGAGATCGACAtcctcgccgccgccgccgcctccgacGAGGACGATTTCTACCGCTACCCCATCACCACCGGAAGCGCCGGCGGTGCCACCGACATGATGGATTACGTCGGCATGGCGGACGTCGCCAACGGCTTCGATGACTCTCAGCTCCTCCCCAACCAGCCCCTGCCGGAGTTCgtcggcagcggcggcggcgccgGGGTTTTCAAGGCCCCCATTCGAGCCGCGATGCACCCCAACCGGCCGCCTTGTCTCGAGATTCGGCCTCATCCTTTGCGGGAATCTCAG gGGGGAAAATCCATAAAGACGATTGCTAGCACAGACACACAGCTGTGGGCAGGGCAGGATTCCGGCGTGAGAGTGTGGAAGTATTCAGACACATTCGACCCGGGGACTTTCACGGGGATAGCAGGGCGAAGGCTGCCAAGGGGAGACGAGGAGACTGCCACATTTCACGAGTCAGCAAGCACGTCTCAAACGCTCTCCTTGATGGTTGATGAAGGGAGTAAGTTGGTTTGGAGCGGACACAAGGACGGTAAGGTCCGTTCGTGGAAGATGGATCAGCAGTTCACCGATGGCAACGCCTTCAAAGAAGGCTTCTCGTGGCAAGCACATAAAACCCCAGTCCTTTCCATGACAATCTCTTTTTATG GTGATATATGGACGGGCACAGAAGGCGGCGTGATAAGGATCTGGCCGTGGGAAGCTCTTGAAAAATCTCTTGGACTAACTCAGGAGGAAAGACGAATGGCTGCTCTGCTGGTGGAGAGATCGGCTATTGACTTGAGAGCTCAAGTCACCGTTAATGGCGTGTGCAACATTTCATCTTCGGATGTGAAATATCTATTAGCTGACAATGTTAGAGCCAAGGTTTGGGCAGCAGGTTCTCAAACCTTTTCACTATG GAACGCTCGGACGAGGGAGCTTCTGAAAGTATTCAACATGGAGGGTCAGATTGAGAATCGCGTTGACATGCCATCTCAAGAGCAGCTAGTTGAAGACGAGGTGAATGTTAAGTTAGTCTCAAAGGGGAAAAAGGACAAATCACAGGGCTTCCTGCAGAGGTCGCGCAATGCGCTTATAGGCGCTGCTGATGCTGTTCGTAGAGTAGCAAAGGGGGCGGGAGCGTTAGTGGAAGACATGAAGAAGATAGAAGCAATGATGATTGCTCCAGACGGTGTAATTTGGACGGGTTGCTCGAATGGAGTATTAATCCTTTGGGACGGGAATGGGAACCGTGTGCAGGATTTCACTCGCCACCCTGCTGCTGTGCAGAGCATCTGCTCTCATAGTTCGAGGATATGGGTTGGATATGCAACAGGGAACATCCAGATACTAGACCTTGAAGGAAACCTAGTAACTGGTTGGGTTGCGCACAACGAGCCCATTATAAAGCTAGTCGTCGGCCACGGGCATCTCTTTAGTTTAGCCACACACGGTGGCATTCGGGGGTGGAACATATCATCTCCGGCGTCCATGGATAGCACGTTGCGGAAAGAACTATCGGAACGATCAGACATGTATACGAGGCGGGACAAAGTGACCATTATGGTTGGGACATGGAATGTAAGCCAAGGTAGAGCTTCTCAAACCGCTCTCAAGTCGTGGTTGGGATCTGCAGTCTCCGATGTTGATATTGTCGTTGTTGGGCTGCAAGAAGTGGAGATGGGTGCGGGTTTTCTTGCTATGTCTGCTGCAAAAGAGACA GTAGGACTAGAAGGGAGCTCTGTGGGACAATGGTGGCAAGATCATATCGGCAAGGCTTTGGATGAGAGATCTATCTTTGAACGTGTAGGCTCGAGGCAGTTGGCTGCCTTGCTCATTGCGATTTG GGTAAGAAAAACTATCCGGCCCCATGTCGGGGACTTGGATGTTGCTGCTGTTGCATGCGGTCTAGGCCGTGCAATAGGAAATAAG GGAGGTGTAGGATTGAGGTTGAGAGTGTATGACCGGCTCATCTGTTTTGTGAATTGTCATTTTGCTGCACATTTAGAAGCAGTAAACAAAAGGAATGCTGATTTCGATCATATTTTCCGAACAATGACTTTCACTCGGTCTACGTACAACAATGCTGCCG CTGGTGTTTCATCGGCTAATCAAGCGCTCAAAAACTCAAAT CAAACTACATCTATTAGTCCTGAAGAGGCAAGGCCTGATCTTGCCGAGGCTGATATGATCGTCTTTAATGGCGATTTTAATTATCGCCTATTTGGCATAAGTTATGATGAGACTCGAGACTTGGTTTCTCAGCGAAGCTTTGATTGGCTTCGCGAGAAAGATCAGCTACGAGCAGAGATGAAGGCCGGTAAAGTTTTCCAAGGGATGCGCGAGGCCCTCATTAGGTTTCCTCCCACTTACAAGTTTGAGATAGGAAAACCGGGTTTAGGAG ggtatgactCGGGGGAGAAGAAACGAATCCCAGCTTGGTGCGACAGAGTTCTGTATCGCGATAACAAAGCAGGTATGGCGAAAGAATGCAGCTTAGATTGCCCCGTGATCGCCTACATATCACA GTACGAAGCCTGTATGGATGTGATTGAGAGCGATCACAAGCCGGTTCGTTGCAAGCTCAGCCTCGACATTGCTCATGTTGATAAAACAATTAGGAGACAGGAGTTTGCGAAGATCCTCACGACCAACGAAGAGATAAGGTCGAGCATTGAGGCGCTGCGTTTTGTCCCCGAGACGGTAGTCAGCACAAACAACATCGAGCTCCAAAACCAGGACACGTCCAACTTGAAAATCACCAATCGAAGTGCTGAAGAGTCCGTGTTTTACAAAATTGTGTGCTTAGGACTATGCTCCATTAAGGATGACGTAAAAGAGCCCGAGTACCGGCCACGTGGATCGTTCGGTTTCCCCCGTTGGCTCGAG GTGACACCGGGGGCGGGCCTGATTCAACCGGACCAAGTGGTGGACGTATTGGTGCATCACGAGGAGTTCCATAAGTTGGAGGATTTGGTTGAGGGAGTTGCACAAAGCTGGTGGGCTGAAGACACCAGGGACAAGGAGCTGATCTTGGTGGTAGTGGTGCGAGGGAGTTGCTCGACCGACGTCAAAATGCACCATGTCACTGTCCGACACCGCTTCAACGGGAACACGATTAGGATAGATGCTAAAACACAAGAAGGCAACTCGCACCAAAAATCCGTCTAA